From Levilactobacillus zymae, a single genomic window includes:
- a CDS encoding energy-coupling factor transporter transmembrane component T, giving the protein MNPTLKLATIVLIALEISFTQVWSVNVCLIIVGLAILLGTHVRLRTLLWLTIVPLFFASSLVWSLMLRGNATNHFLLVLFTRTFVYVYLGATFTQTTTTLELTRSLEQNAKLPSKFAYGFLAAFNLFPKIRAEVATVRAAALMRGQVLHVWSPQLYFKVILTAMTWSEQLADAMTSHGYVEGAPRTYAVTVPLHLKDWLYFIGSLILVQIGLVIGLP; this is encoded by the coding sequence GTGAATCCCACGTTAAAATTAGCCACGATTGTGTTAATCGCCCTTGAGATTTCGTTCACTCAGGTCTGGTCGGTCAACGTCTGCCTAATCATCGTGGGCTTGGCCATTCTGTTGGGGACCCACGTACGTCTGCGGACACTGCTGTGGTTGACCATCGTCCCGCTCTTCTTCGCCAGTTCCCTGGTCTGGTCGCTGATGCTTCGGGGGAATGCCACCAATCACTTCTTGCTGGTGCTGTTTACCCGGACGTTTGTGTACGTCTACCTCGGCGCGACCTTTACCCAGACCACGACCACGCTTGAACTAACACGGTCGTTGGAGCAAAACGCCAAGCTTCCCTCAAAGTTCGCCTACGGGTTCCTGGCTGCCTTTAATCTCTTCCCCAAGATTCGCGCGGAAGTCGCCACCGTGCGAGCCGCCGCATTGATGCGCGGTCAAGTGCTGCACGTCTGGTCCCCACAGCTGTATTTTAAGGTCATTTTGACCGCCATGACTTGGTCCGAACAACTGGCCGACGCCATGACCTCACACGGCTACGTCGAGGGGGCACCACGAACCTACGCCGTGACGGTGCCCCTGCATCTTAAGGATTGGCTCTACTTCATCGGCAGTCTGATCTTGGTCCAAATCGGTCTCGTGATTGGTCTCCCCTAA
- a CDS encoding LBP_cg2779 family protein — protein MSQELSSLAEAIIAYQKKYDKTDGEMAYGSRLTVEKFHAIKTGELQPNSDEQSALQSLIAKKPM, from the coding sequence ATGAGTCAAGAATTAAGTAGTCTGGCTGAAGCAATCATCGCCTACCAAAAGAAATACGATAAGACTGACGGTGAGATGGCTTACGGCTCTCGCCTCACGGTTGAGAAGTTCCACGCCATCAAGACCGGTGAACTGCAACCCAATAGTGACGAACAAAGCGCACTGCAAAGTTTAATCGCTAAGAAACCCATGTAA
- a CDS encoding O-acetyl-ADP-ribose deacetylase, with the protein MAKFQVIQGDITHSHVDAIVNAANTTLLGGGGVDGAIHRAAGPELFAACVPLNGCATGEAKITPGFRLPAKWVIHTPGPVWHGGTRGEARLLANSYRHSLALAAQQGCRSVDFPSISTGVYGYPLDAAARVATHTIATWLAVHPDVTVRLVAFDVSTAQAYQRAWAAQTTH; encoded by the coding sequence ATGGCAAAGTTTCAAGTGATTCAAGGCGACATTACGCACAGCCACGTTGATGCCATCGTTAACGCCGCCAACACCACGCTGTTAGGCGGGGGCGGCGTCGACGGAGCTATCCATCGCGCGGCGGGGCCCGAGCTCTTTGCGGCCTGTGTGCCCCTCAACGGCTGTGCAACCGGCGAGGCCAAGATCACGCCCGGTTTTCGGTTACCGGCGAAGTGGGTTATTCATACGCCTGGTCCGGTGTGGCACGGTGGCACGCGGGGCGAAGCACGCTTACTGGCCAATTCGTATCGGCACAGTTTGGCGTTGGCCGCCCAACAAGGCTGCCGCAGTGTGGACTTCCCGTCAATCAGTACGGGGGTCTACGGTTACCCGCTAGATGCGGCGGCCCGGGTGGCCACGCACACGATTGCTACTTGGTTGGCCGTCCATCCAGACGTGACGGTGCGGTTGGTGGCATTTGATGTCTCAACGGCGCAGGCGTATCAACGGGCTTGGGCCGCCCAAACAACACATTAA
- a CDS encoding zinc ribbon domain-containing protein, giving the protein MTVSLQFCPHCGTRVTAHETTCPQCHTDLQAFRGTDKTAETSPKLNLNALYANPYKEGMKRLKQRDGAPTATKPRRWWWPWSKE; this is encoded by the coding sequence ATGACAGTTAGCTTACAATTTTGTCCCCACTGTGGGACGCGGGTGACGGCTCACGAGACGACCTGTCCGCAGTGTCACACGGATCTTCAGGCGTTTAGGGGAACGGATAAGACCGCAGAGACGTCCCCAAAGTTGAATCTGAATGCGTTATATGCGAATCCTTATAAGGAGGGCATGAAGCGTTTAAAGCAGCGTGATGGCGCCCCAACGGCGACTAAACCGCGTCGTTGGTGGTGGCCGTGGTCAAAGGAGTGA
- a CDS encoding asparaginase: protein MKKILAIHTGGTISMSQNDQGEIVPNAQNPIAHPTQVLDDQVQVITDDLFNLPSPHMTPVQMLTIQQRIAQAIAEGLDGVVVTHGTDTLEETAYFLDLTVPDTIPVVVTGAMRSSNEIGADGLHNFRSAIQVAAADASRGKGVLVVMNDEIHTARYVTKTHTTNVATFKTPAFGPIGLVTKGQPTYFQELIQQTVCDLDHVVDHVYLLKAFAGMDGTFFDALNNDQTAGLVVEGLGAGNLPPQTLPAVQRLLDRQIPIVLVSRCYNGVATDIYDYPGGGIELRKMGLILCQGLNGQKARIKLLVGLSAGLSATALRQFMRTAVS from the coding sequence ATGAAGAAGATTTTAGCCATTCACACCGGCGGGACGATTTCGATGTCGCAAAACGACCAGGGGGAGATCGTGCCCAACGCCCAGAATCCCATTGCTCACCCAACTCAGGTGCTGGATGATCAGGTGCAAGTGATTACCGATGACCTGTTCAATTTGCCGTCGCCGCACATGACACCAGTCCAGATGCTGACCATTCAGCAGCGAATTGCTCAGGCCATTGCGGAAGGCCTCGACGGTGTGGTGGTCACTCACGGAACCGACACCTTGGAAGAGACAGCTTATTTCTTGGATTTAACGGTACCGGATACGATTCCGGTGGTGGTGACTGGGGCGATGCGTTCCTCTAACGAAATTGGCGCTGACGGGTTGCATAACTTTCGGTCGGCCATTCAGGTGGCGGCCGCCGATGCCTCACGGGGCAAAGGGGTTTTGGTCGTGATGAATGATGAGATTCACACGGCTCGTTACGTCACCAAGACGCACACCACGAACGTTGCGACGTTTAAGACGCCCGCCTTTGGCCCGATTGGTTTGGTGACGAAGGGCCAACCAACCTACTTTCAGGAGCTGATTCAGCAAACCGTCTGTGATCTGGACCACGTGGTCGACCACGTATACCTACTGAAGGCCTTTGCGGGGATGGACGGAACGTTCTTTGACGCCCTCAATAACGATCAGACGGCCGGCCTGGTCGTTGAAGGCTTAGGCGCGGGGAATTTACCTCCTCAGACGTTACCGGCCGTACAACGGCTGTTAGACCGGCAAATTCCAATTGTGTTGGTATCAAGGTGTTACAATGGCGTCGCCACGGATATCTACGATTATCCAGGCGGCGGCATCGAACTACGTAAGATGGGACTTATCCTGTGTCAGGGACTCAACGGACAGAAAGCACGCATCAAGCTCTTAGTGGGTCTCAGTGCCGGGTTATCGGCCACCGCTTTACGGCAATTCATGCGGACAGCCGTATCTTAA
- a CDS encoding nucleobase:cation symporter-2 family protein, producing the protein MSTWQAAILGFQHLLAMYSGDVLVPLLIGGALHFNAVQMAYLISADIFMCGIATLLQLKRTRLTGIALPVVLGCAVQAVTPLTAIGKSYGIGTMYGAIIGAGIFVFLSAGWFSKIKHLFPPVVTGSLITIIGFTLIPVGFQDLGGGDVTAKNFGDLKFLAVGFFTIAVILGLNAFAKGFLKSLSILLGILLGTVVASWLGMVSLSPVGQASWFHLPQFFYFGTPKFEWSSILTMILVSLTTMVESTGVFFALGEITGRKIEEADLKRGYRAEGIAVILGGLFNTFPYSTFSENVGVVQLSGVKTRKPIYFSAAFLLLLGLLPKVGALATVIPAPVLGGAMIVMFGMVGVQGIRMLQQVNFKDNNNLLVSAISIGLGLGVTVYPQIFQDLPQAIQIIVNNGVVIGSFSAVILNVIFNMRPSRVPHPAQAQVNSDAQPKH; encoded by the coding sequence TTGTCCACGTGGCAAGCCGCCATCCTTGGGTTTCAGCACCTCTTAGCCATGTATTCCGGTGACGTCCTGGTTCCCCTGTTAATTGGGGGCGCGTTACACTTTAACGCCGTTCAGATGGCTTACCTGATCAGCGCGGACATTTTTATGTGTGGGATTGCCACTCTCCTACAACTCAAGCGCACCCGACTGACCGGGATTGCGCTCCCCGTGGTCCTAGGATGTGCGGTCCAAGCCGTGACCCCTTTGACCGCCATCGGGAAAAGCTACGGGATTGGCACCATGTACGGGGCCATCATCGGGGCCGGGATCTTCGTGTTCCTGAGTGCCGGGTGGTTCTCGAAGATTAAGCACCTCTTCCCGCCCGTAGTGACCGGATCGTTGATCACCATCATCGGGTTCACCCTGATTCCCGTGGGTTTCCAAGACCTCGGGGGTGGCGACGTAACCGCGAAGAACTTCGGCGATTTGAAATTCTTAGCCGTGGGCTTCTTCACCATCGCCGTAATCTTAGGTCTCAATGCCTTTGCCAAGGGCTTTCTTAAGTCCCTATCCATCCTGTTAGGCATCTTACTGGGAACCGTCGTGGCGAGTTGGCTGGGGATGGTCTCCTTAAGCCCCGTGGGCCAGGCTAGTTGGTTCCACCTGCCCCAATTCTTCTACTTCGGGACGCCCAAGTTCGAGTGGTCGTCGATTCTAACCATGATTCTGGTGTCGCTGACCACCATGGTCGAGTCCACCGGGGTCTTCTTCGCCTTAGGTGAAATCACCGGCCGGAAGATCGAAGAAGCCGACCTCAAGCGTGGTTACCGTGCCGAAGGGATCGCCGTAATCTTGGGAGGGTTGTTCAACACCTTCCCGTATTCGACCTTCTCCGAAAACGTCGGGGTCGTCCAACTCTCCGGCGTCAAGACTCGCAAGCCGATTTATTTCTCGGCAGCCTTCCTATTACTCTTAGGTCTGTTGCCCAAAGTCGGCGCGTTGGCCACGGTCATTCCCGCCCCCGTCTTGGGTGGCGCCATGATCGTGATGTTCGGCATGGTTGGGGTCCAGGGTATCCGGATGCTCCAACAGGTGAACTTCAAGGATAACAACAACCTGCTGGTTTCCGCGATTTCCATCGGCTTAGGGTTAGGCGTGACCGTCTACCCCCAAATCTTCCAAGACCTGCCTCAAGCCATTCAGATCATCGTCAACAACGGGGTGGTCATCGGCAGTTTCTCCGCGGTCATCTTAAACGTCATCTTCAACATGCGGCCGAGTCGCGTCCCGCACCCTGCCCAAGCGCAGGTCAACAGCGACGCGCAACCCAAACACTAA